The Peromyscus leucopus breed LL Stock chromosome 10, UCI_PerLeu_2.1, whole genome shotgun sequence genome segment TCAGAATCTAACTGCAGCCTCTTCAAACACCTGGGTCAGGaaacctctccatctcctcttccctcaTGTTTTGCTCCAAGAAGTCAAGCTATGTggtgaggagctgtattaagtGCCTCCAGATGATTCCTTTCTGTGgaagtttgaatgagaatggccctaaTAGTCTCAGATATCTGAATGCTGGGTCTgaagttgatggaactgtttgggaagggctaggaggtgtggtctggttggaggcactgtgtcactaggggtgggctttgaggtttcaaaagcccacaccatttcaCTTagctctatctctctgtctcggGCCTGTGGatcagatataagctctcagctactgccccagcaccatgtctgcctgtggttctcaacctgtgggtcacaactcttATGGGTCGAAAGAcactttcacaagggtcacatatcagataccctgcgtatcagatatttacattactattcataacagtagcaaaatcacagttatgaagtagcaatgaaaattattttgaggTTGGGGGTCCCTGCACCATGAGGTATcatattaaagagtcacagcattaggaaggttaagaacgaCTGCCCTATAgattgctttggtcatagtgccttgtcacagcagtagaataaTAACCAAGACACCTTCCTTCCTGTGCAGTTGAAGAACCACAGATACAAGTCAGGAGAAGGCAGTGGGGTGAAGGAGTGTTTGGAACTGGAAGGACAGTGAAGGAGACAGTCCGAAATGAAGACGAGGGAACAATGTGTGCCTGGCATTACAAGAAGCTTCAGGTTGATGAGTGCTGTCTGGCATTTCCTGGAGAATTTCTCACTCTCACACCAGAGGTCCAGGTGGTTGTGGTCCACTATGCACACGCTAATTGCCTGAATCAGGCTGCTGGTGACTCACTCACTCTCCTTTAAAGCGGCCTTGGGTCCAGAGCAGTGTGAGTGCTCAGGGCAGAAGCCATGGCTCCTGGATTCCACTTCTGGGTCCTGGTCTGCTGGTTGGTGCTAACTATGGCAGAAGGTAAGAGTTTGGGTTTTTATCTACTACTATGTGTGGGTGAAATAATTAATACCATATGGAAAGACAAATGCAACCTCCATGGTTACATAGCTCCATAAATTGGAAATGTTTATATCTGCTATCATCAGCTCGTGTGGTTAAATGAAAGGCTGGATTTTCTCATCTGAAGACCTGAATCTGAGTCTCAGCATTTGCTCTGTGATTTGAGACACCTGTAACTTCCTTGAGCATTACACATGAATTTCTCATATGTAAAGTGACCATATTAATATGCATTATTATGGGGCTGAAGAGGACCATTGAGCTATatgcaaaacaaaacccagaaaactcACATTAAAAGCACTACGCAAATGCTATTGTTGTTACTATGGTTACCAAGCTAGCAATGCCAACCTGGAATGACAGcactttctgtgagttcaaggtacTATACATGGCAGTTCCATgatggacagccagggctgcgcaataaaaccacgtccccaaacaaataaacatatcaTTTGAGATGTGAGAACTGATCTCTGAGCTTGGCAGCCTAGGTTCTAGGTCCTCACTCACTTCTCCTTGTCCTGGGACAGACTGCCCAACAGGGTCATATGTGTCCCACATTCCCTCTGCCCTCGCCCATCCATGGCAGTGGCTGCTCCTTTCCTGCTTTACACCTGCTTTCTGCAATTCTGCTTCAAGTAGCAGTATTTAAATGTGACTATACTATTGCCCTCACAAGTCTTTCTTAAGACATATTACGTTAAAATagcggattttttttttctctgacatcTTTGGAATGTCATTACAATCAGGACATCCCCTACCGTGATGCTCCACCCCACTCCATACTGAGGACCTGTATATTTGTAGTGTCTCCCCAGTCCCCAGAGGCAGGCgctgtgtctgtcttctctgCATTTAGTTCGGCACCTGACATGCGACATGCTCACCGCTGAACCGACTTCACTTACAGCATACTGAAAGGGGCCAGCAGGACATTTTCCAGGCTCTAAATTCTGTATCTTTCAAAGGAGGGATTTAACAAAAAAGACTCAACTGTTCTCTGAGTCTACAAAAATGAATTAAGTTACAATTACTATGAGTCAGTTAACCACGGCACTGACATTTCTTTGTGGTTAAAGTCTGAAAGGGCGTGGGAATTCTAAGACTCCAGGTGCTCTGTAAGGGAACAATGGCGTACGTAGACATCAAGTCCCAAGCTTGCGCCTCTAAAAATCACTACAGTTCACTACAAAACAGCTATTGTCTGCCCAGTTAACCACAGAGTACAGGTAATTATAAAAAGATCTTCTCATCGTTaccttttttttccaaaagtgcTAGGTTTTGGGTATGTTATAAATTTCATGTCTAGACTATAATAAGCCTATTTAAAATTGATACCCAAACTCCAAACAACATTTTGGCTTTTATTGTACAGTactacaattttaaatataaattattatctaAAACAGGAATTAAATGCTCACTGAGTACCACAAAAAACACCGAGAAGAACAGCCAATGTCTGTCTAGCCATTTAGTGAGTGTACCAAGTATTCACTAATAACACTGTCATCCAGAAGTGTCCCCGGTACTAAGGACATTAGCAATGGCCAGCAGAGTCAATAATCCCTTGTCTTCAAGGTCCTACACTTACACAACTATGGACTTTAGTTTAGTATAGTTTATACATGATCTTGATGCACAGATCATGTATAAAATCTAAGCACATAGACCTAAGAACTGGAGCCTGTGCTACTAAAAATCCTCTATAGCATCCCCAAACGTAACAACTAACAATGATGATCGCTAACTTACTAAATGTGTACTGTGCAAGAGAAAACTTTCGGGACCATGAGTGTCTTATTTTGGATAGTCTCACAAGCCCGTTGGATAGGCCATATTATTCTTTCCATCTTACAAATAAGGAGAAAGCCTCCGGGGTAAGGAGATCTGCCCATACTCACAATATTAGAAGCAGAACTTGGGGATCCTGCCTCTGGAACATCACGCTGCCCTGCCTCTCCAGATGTTTTCAATCAGCATTCAAAGATGTGACCTACTTTGGTCTTATTAAGTTTTTCGGGATGCTTATCTTTGATACCCAGTGCTTTTACCGGTATGgcagtgtgtgatgtgtgggaaATATGTGTTAATCATCACACTGTCCCCAGTAGGTAAGAATACGGGAACTTTTGCAATTATAGAAATGGAGGTTTCTCTCAGTTGGTTTAGTTCTTCCACAGGCACTGAGGTGGGGCCAGTGGATGTCTCAGGAATGATAGCGGCATCGCTGACAAGTGTGATCAATGCTGGTGGGCCAAGGCTGCTATGGAAGCTCTTGCCAGGGGCCATCACCCAGCCTTCAGGCAGAGAAGACCTCCCTAAGGAGATCTCACTTGGGGACTAGATGAGAGATCTAGGGGAAAGAGGTCGAAAGTGGAACTCTAGACATCTGGAACCAGATGTTAAGCTGTTAACCAGGAAGATTAGGGCTCTGCTAAAGTAGCATTTGTAGAGTGGAGAAGAAAGTCACTGCGTGAGTGGTCAAATGTGTACATCATTCACAGCCCTCTTTAACAAAAGAAGAACCTAAAAAGTTCATAGCAGATCGCCCAGTTTTCTCTTTGAAAGGTGACATTAAGTAATCTTGGGGAGGTAGAGTTCTTCAAATAATGACTggagtttcagaggagaaaacaaagagaatgacAGGAAGTGGGTTGAACGAGGTCATAGGAAGGACAGATGGGCAGGGTCAGCGGAGCCAGGGGAGAAAGCACAGATGGCCTCAGTCCCCGTGGGCGGTTTTTGACTTTGTAACATGAGGCAGGTTCCCAAACCAACTCCCAGGGTTCTTACATTTGATTTCTAGtgagggttttatttttattttatgtgtatgggtgttctgcctgcatgtgtgtctgcataccacctgcatgcctggtaCACAAGAGgactagaagagggtgttagattcctGAACTAGAGTTATCGATGGTTATacgccaccatgtgtgtgctaggaatcaaacccgagtcctctgacagagtggccagtgctcttaaccactgagccattgctccagtcaTGGTTCTTACATTTTAGAACACTTGTGTCTCCATGCAGTGACCCAATATAATCGCCACGTGATGAGTTTACTAGGAAAATATCGAAGTATGTTTATATGGTTTTGTCGGCTGCCTCGTGTGGGTGATAGAGGCAAGCTGCACCTTGATCTTGGGCCCTTGAGGAGTCCCAGAAGAGAGTACTAAACTACAGGACAGCCTGGGAGAAAATCTGCCTGCCATGCTCTAGCACCCAATCACCACGGAATTGAGAGAATAGCTTCAGGTATCAAGAAATAagatgatggggctggagagatgggactgacagctcttccagaggacccaggttcagttcccagcacccacaaggtggctcacggccatctgtaaccccagtagtTCTAATTCCTCAATGACTAGCTAGTGAGTGTGTTGAATCTACCAACAGCCCCGTCAGCCATACCCAGGCATTCAAGATTGACATGTCTAAAGCTTGTGAATGGAAAAGGAACTAAGGACTCTAGTAGCTAGATAAGCACATCCAGCGCACCCCAGAAGCTCAAATCATCTGTCCGAAAGAGGGAGAGGACCTAGTTGTCCTTAAATTCATCAGAACTCTCAGCTTCCCGTGGGATGCTCATGTTTCCACCGTTCACGTCTGCCCCAGTCTTCTCCTGTCTATATTGATACGTTCTGAGCCAAAGAACTCCTCACAGCAAAGACCAACTCAACTGGGTGACTGACTCAAGCCTGGGAAGACCTGACACTTGGCTACATGCACATTTCTTCTCAAAAATGAGTTGTCTGCCcttttttgggttttcaagatagggtttctctgtgtaacaggcctggttgtcccagaactcgctttgtagatcaggctgcccttgaattcacagagatctacctgcctctgcttcccgagtgctaggattaaaggcgtgtgctaccaccgcccggcttattttcttaatagtaaataaattattttttatttcaatgagttttccttattttgttataagtcatatacaaaaagaaaaaagaaaaaaaaagccctcaaATCTTAAAAGTACAGCTTCACCACATTTTACACCAGtatacgtatgtatgtgtgtgtatgttacataTATCCAAATCTACTTAATAATCATCAAGGTCAAGGTGCAGAACATTGCTGAAGAGTTTCTTGGTTAATCCCTCCATGAAATGACATTTGTGCTGACCTTCTGCTCAATACTggtctgctttatttttttaaagtatcttccGTTTGCTTACTCTTGAACTTCATATAAATGGACTCTTAGAACGTGCACCCTTTTGTGTCTAATTTTCTTTGTTCAACAGAACGTGGATTCGTCTGGGTTTCTAGATATTGGCTGTTACTCCTTTTCATTCCCGGAGACTGTTTCATTGTGTGACTGCACATGGTTTCTTTAGCTAGTCTCCTGTTGATGGGCGTTTGGAGCGTTTAGATCGAACTAGTATCTTTGGATAAATACGCATGTATTTCTTTGGGGTCAGTTCCCCAGATGGAAATGGGGACCATTAGGTGTGTCCATGCTTCGTTTCCTCGGACCACTGCAGTTCATTTTAGTCATGCTTTAAAATGTCTCCGAGTTCCTCTTCGCATCCCTCTCCCACCCTCACCCGGAGGCATCTTTCTCCGCTTCTGTTGCCAGGCCCACCCTGACCTACGCTTTCATTTCCACAGGACAAGATGTCGTCACCCCTCCAAATAACGTGAACCCTACAGACTGCCAGATCTTCACACTCACCCCTCCGCCGCCCTCCACAAGGAAGCCTACGGTAACCAGGGTCCAAGCCAACCCGAGGACACCCGGGTGGGTATGGCTTTATTTTCCGCCAAGAAGGCCGGGCTTCTACCCGAGGCTTCCTAACGgacctttcctccttccaaactaCAACCACCGCTTCCCATTCCGTCCTTTCTTCCCGCCACGAGGTGGACCGAATGCTGGGAGGTACTTCCTCGGAGGACTGCTCCAGAGTAGAAGCTCATCTGAGGAAAGCATAGAGAAGTGAGAAGCCCAAACACACTCAACGGAAGACCCGGCGCCActagaaaagacaataaaatcgTTTCTCTCTCCAGTCTACAATCACCGCGTTAAAAAACTAAGCACCCTCAGTGCCATTCACTAGATtgctgtgggttttgttgttgttgttgttgttgttgttgttgtttggtcaACAATGAAGAGATCGGATTACACATTTTTGTTTACAAAACCTGGCAGTAACTGATTCATTCTTACCCCCACAGGATATTAATGCAAATAAAATCTAAAGATGGGCTGTTCCAATAATTTCTATCCATACTTCCACACCAGCAGTATTAATTAACCCCCTCTTCCAAATTAGAGTGGCGGACATTTTAAAGCGACCATTATGAGCCAGACGCAGAAATTAAAGACAGTCTGCAAAGTGAACTTTAAACGGAATTATAAAGCTTAAAGCAAAAAGCCTTCTAGAGAATATGGCCCTAAGTAAAACTTTAATTGTACACTGAACTACCAAACTCAAATTATTTGAACTGTaacatcctttcttttttctttctttctttcttccttttctttttctttttctttttttcttttcttttcttttctttccttttttttttttttttttttttttgttgttgttgtttcttcgagacagggtttctctgtgtagctttggagcctggaactcactctgtagaccaggctggcctggaactcacagagatccttctgtctctgcctcccaagtgctggaattaaaggcgtgcgccatcactgcccggcctaACTTTCCTTATTAACTATGTAGGCATATTAATTTGCTAAATACGTCACTGTTTCTCCTGTAATCATCACATAGACATAGGTAAATGAAATACTTCCTTTCAAACTTTTAGCATGGTTCTAACCAAAAGCTTAGTTTTAAAATTACCTGGGAGTTAGTAAACTCCCACTCAACTGCGGGGACCTTGTGCTCTCAGGTGAATGACAATCACACCCTTGTCTGTTTGATGCTGTTTTGACGGCTATAAAGCCCACCTCCTGCTTGCATTACTCAGCTTGCCTGTGTCATGGGGACCTGGGCTCTGCGTGTAGCCAGTGGCTTCCACGTGTTCTCAAGAACTATGTGCAAATGATGCTGTCACTGctgctacaaaggaaaaaaaaaacatactaacACAAATGCATGCGAACTCTGGAAATGGATACTGAGGACCAGAAGACAGGGTTGTCATGCCAGCATGCTTCCTCCCTGCGTCAAATAACGAAAGGGAAAATGGAGCCATCGTCGCAACCGGTGTAAGAGCAGACATTTCCTTCCCATGTATAGGCTCAAGTTAAAACCTATCTGAATCCTCCTCaagaaactatatttttaaataaactttacacGTTCTCTGTTtgtgggaaggaagaaaaaacaaaccagaaaaagaccactgctgtgggatgttctgtatgtcctgtgggagcccgttctcaggttcctcgtggctttacccagcaggtccacatagaggatgatcaggaccacgggcctgagtgcaggtgtctgagatggtctgcacttggctgtgctgggggatggtctgtatgtcaagttgctctgattggtcaataaataaaacactgattggcccgtggctaggcaggaagtataggcgggactaacagagaggagaaataaaagaacaggaaggcagaaggagtcactgccagccgccaccatgacaagcagcatgtgaagatgccggtaagccatgagccacgtggcagggtatagatttgtggaaatggattaatttaagctataagaacagttagcaagaagcctgccacggccatacagtttgtaagcaatataagtctctgtgtttacttagttgggtctgagtggctgtgggactggcgggtgacaaagatttgtcctgactgtgggcaaggcaggaaaactctagctacagaccaCCCTTTGGCAAACGTGAAGAAAGATGATTTGGATTTTAACCCCATTTCTCTTCCTGTGCACCCATGTACTTGATGTGCTCCCAGCACCCCACTGGCTCAGACCAACCTGGGTTTTGACTGGGGCTTTCTTTCTCCCAACATTAGAAGTTCTGCAATTAAAAGTCAACAGTTCTGGGCCTGTGAGAGACTTGCTGTGCAAGTCTGGTGGCCTAAGTGTGAACACACAAACGCACAGAAGGTTGTGGAGAGAACTGTCTATACACgtcgtcttctgacctccgtgtttacactgtggcacatgtgcctccccacaacacacacacttctcacacacacaataataataataacaataaacacaAGTTTAAAATGTAGCAGTTCTGAGATCTAGCCCCTGACAAGGCCATGTTAGGTGGTAGGCAAACCTCAGGTCACACAGTGAGGGCGGCTGACACCTTCAATGTGTCCATCACTGGGTCCATTGCTGAAAGTGGGCGAATCGTGCAGGGTTTTACGGAAAGCTCTTCAGATAACGAGATGAAACACCAACCCTTTCCCTGCACGCGAGTGAAGGTTCCTCTGTGAGAGGCAGCACACATTTGCAATAAAAGCATAAGCTTTTGTGACTTGAACACCTTTTACATCATTTCTTCAGCTTCataaattttgcttttaaaatatggtGGCTCCTGGCTAGTTTGTTGAGCAGGGGGACGGTCTTCGGCCATCGATGCCTCGTGGTGAACTAGTTTCTCCAATGCATTCCTTTGAACATGCAGCTGGTTTTGAAGCAAAAAGGGTCATTCAGAGGGATATGGTCATTCTTTAGTGTATCTTTGGCTTTGAGGCAAGAATAACCCAGGTACGTCTGTTCTGGTTATGTTCCATACAGATAAGCTCGATTTAAGCCTAAAACAAATGCAAATGGAGGGACATTTTCAAAACCAATATCTTCAAAATTTGTGTCATGAAAGGTGAAGGTTGAAGACAAAAGTGTCACGTCACTGCACACTACAGGTATGTAGTGTGCCATCCCCGGTAGATCCCAGAGTGGGAAGGCGAGAGAGGTGGCCATAAAGGACTCAGACACCTGGAAAATTTAGAATATGAACAATGCATTTGGTAACGGTGTTACATCAGAGTTAAATTTCTGAATTTGCTAATTCTGAAAGAGAGTGTCATGTTCTCAGGCAGGCGATCCTGAGGCATTTGATGAAGAATGGGAGCTGGTGCATGCTTCCAACCTTTCAGGAGACTGAAAACAAACCTTTCTCCATTTTGCTGCAAATACAATTCTCATTCAGTGACTTTAGAGGATAAGTTGGtagccagagacagagaaacctgCACTTAATTTTTCAAACTTTTCTCAGCAGCATTAATTAGCattaattacttaaaaaaaaaaaaactagggttGGGgacagggctgaagaaatggctggctgctcttacagaggactagggttcaattcctagcacccacacagtgactaACAACTGTCCGtaaccagtcccaggggatctgatgtcctcttcgggcttctgtgggcaccaggcatgaatgtggcacacatacatacatgtaggcaaaacacccatacacataaactcaAAATAAGTAAGTATTCTTCAAAACTCTGAGTCCCATCCTTTTTGTAAAACccctctgtgggggtgggggagaggctggaaacatggctcagcagttaagaggactgactgctctcccaaaggataagtgttcaaatcccagcacccacatggcagctcaccactgtctgtaactccaagatctgacattcTCACATAGGCTCACCagcaggcaaaacatgaatgcacataaaataaaacttaaaaacaaaacaaaacaaaaacaac includes the following:
- the Odaph gene encoding odontogenesis associated phosphoprotein, whose translation is MAPGFHFWVLVCWLVLTMAEGQDVVTPPNNVNPTDCQIFTLTPPPPSTRKPTVTRVQANPRTPGWVWLYFPPRRPGFYPRLPNGPFLLPNYNHRFPFRPFFPPRGGPNAGRYFLGGLLQSRSSSEESIEK